CATCCATATTATGCCGTTGTTTTATTCTTTTGAGATAGTTTATGGGAGGAATTATACAAGTTGATGTATGCATACAGGTTTATTTCCACAACATACCAGAGGACATTATTGATAGCCTGGTAAATTTCCTAAATAATGCAATCTCTTGAGATGCTCTATATTGCTCTTCTGTAAATGTGGTTCGTTCTGAGTTGTTGCTCAGGTTGAAGAAGCAGTCACTCTCAATGTTGCCGGGGGCTTGACACTGGAAAATCCCCTGATACTGCGTTTTGTAGAAGCAGTGGTTAGCCCGCCATCATTTTTCATGCTCACCATGAGAATTTGTCTTTTCACTTTGTGATTAATCATAAAACAATGATTTTGTCCTTAACAGGTTGGAACAAGCGATGCTGTTATGGGACTTCCTAAAGCTCTTACAGAAAAGCTTATTCACGAAGCACTCTAGTGTTTACAGGTATGAGTCGACCGTTTTCATATTGGAGCTGAACTTAAATTGGATTATTGTTTCAACTGAAGATTTCATGATGAAGTGAAGTTGTACTTGTGTTGAAAGTTAGACAGTGGTTAACCTGTTACCCCAATGATATCataaatttattttgacaattacaATGATCAAAAAGTGATTTTTCTTTTACATAATAACATTTTTGTGGTTGAAATTTTGATTAGCTGAAAAGGCAAATGTAACAGAACCATATGATTAAAAATTGATTACTGAATTGTGTTTTCAGTGTGTTTACTGTTCTAATGAGGAGGAAGCCATTCATTATATTAAACCTCCAAAGATAAGGACCTTGCTAGTGGTTATTCTCAGTGCAACAATGGTTTGACATTGAGGGGCTAAAATGATGGACAATAAGAGCATGATACAAAAAACTTATGCCAAAACTAATGTGTTTAACTTCAATGGAAGCTGAGCAAAGCATTGAGGCATATGCCAATTGTCAACAAAACACATGGTATATACTAGTTTGATTTGACTACCTAAAACTTCCCATGTTCCTTTAACAGGTCGGTCAAAGCAACAAAACAATGACATTGAACAAATTATTAGGAATATTAGAAATAGTACTTTTTGATTAAAGGATATGTATTCCATCTAAAACAGTCTGGCGTGGCTTTCCGAAGTTTCTTTGATGTTGGTATAAACATGTCGTTTATGTGTTTATAAAAgctgtgcttttaaagtaaaaaGATTTTGTTTGAAGCTGTGGTTTGGGTTGGTTTAGTAATTGTTGTTTAATGGAAACTAAATTCTTCTGGTTTCTAAAGATGGTGTGATATGAGCGTGTTCTGTTTCAAAAACAATGTCGTTTGCTGCATTGGGATTTATATGCATTAAGCAGTTTGCTGCTACCGTCCACAGATGTAACTTGCAAGGTCATTAAGAAGAAACAAGAAATAAGTCAAAGAcgtttcatatatataaataacaagTACAACTCATGAATGCTTTTGCAGCTTGGCatatttgaattaaaaaaaaaaaataagatttaAGCTTTCTGTGTTACCTTACAGTATTGAAAATTAAGGAACAATGCAAGTTTGATTGAGAATCAATCTAAACAAGGAGTGGTTTCACTTGTTACGTCTAAACACCTCTAGTGTGGGTGATCAAGCCTAATTTATCCAAACCATAATGAAAACGATGGTATAAAATGGAAATCAGTAAACTTCACATTGCAATCCATGTAGATTGTCTGGACTTCCAGTGAAGGATTGTGTGGGACCCATTTTGACTCAGCCAATAAACAACTGCCACATGTGCAAACGTTTTCGGTAATTGGTTCCATGATATACTAATCATATGCAAAAAAATGCTCATTTACATAACAAAAGCGCAATTGTATTTTGAAATTTGGCTTTTGACGACAAAATATCTCGTTAGATTTGGAATAGTATGGTTGAAAAGTtaaagaagcaaattaattgatGTTTGTTTGTGTACACACTCAGAGAAGTGTCCAATACAAGAAACAACTCAAAGAGTAATGGTTATGGTGGCCTCAATCGAGTACATAAATTCTAGAGGCAATGTCCTGCACCAACCAATCAAACCCCTCAAGAAGCCCCTCTCCCGTGTAAGCGCTGCACCCAACGATTCTCCAGTGTCGTGAATTGTCCATGGCGTCCAAATTTAGAACCTGCACAAAACAAGTATAATAATAAAGACTGTCATAAACACAAACAAACAACCAAAACACAGATTAATCAGTAGCTGAATACAAGTGATCAAAGACCTTAGAATCATAATAAGGCAAACTTACTTTGGCAATTTCTTCTGGTTTTAGAGCGCCTTTTATGTCTTGCTTGTTTGCTAGTACCAATAAGGATGCCCCTGATAACCTCTGCCAATGAACAACCAAGTAAGCATCCATGAGAGAAACTCCCTATTCGCATAATTGTTTCATCAAGTTGAGAATCATCTCAAAATATCCAAGACCTCAACCACAATCCAACAACTCATAATACACAAAAAGAATTATTCAAATTCAACAGTATATGAGACTGGTGGAGTAACAAAAGCTATCTCATCCTAGGCAGATAACAACAATATGAAACatcaacattcataattcatgtAAAATGGAAAAGGTGTTACGTGTATGTGTGTACATACCTCTTCCTTCAAAAGATTATCTAGTTCCATTTTGCAGTCATCTAGTCTTCGAAGATCTGAGCTGTCAACTACCCATACCAAGCCATCAGTTTGCTCAAAATAGTTTCTCCAGTACGATCTTATCGTTTTTTGGCCCCCAACATCCCATATATTAAGAACATACCTGCCAATATGTTAAACCCAATGAGCATTTCAGCATTCCTGATCACATCGTACAGCTATGACAAACCATTGTTCATATTGTGCCAATTATGATTACAAGCTCAAGTACAAAAAATTTGACACTTAAAACGTCATTGAACTTTGTTTGGTTGCAAATAAAAtgtacattttaaaaaaaaaaagaactttcTTCAACAAGGAACAAAACCCATAAGTATTTTGATTCAAAACTACTATTTTTATTAAGATAGTTACAAATACACAACTAAAAGAAAGGGAAAAAGCATAATGAGAGCTTTGCTCGGCAGTTGTATGTTAAAATGTCCCAATAGAAATGTTCTACTTAAGAAGAGAAAGCTCACTTTTGGTAAGTCATGGTCTTGATGTTGAAGCCGAGTGTGGGACTGATAACGCTAGTGTCTTCACCATTAATCTTCAGCACAATTGTAGTCTTTCCAGAATTGTCAAGACCCCTGAATgagtgagagagagggagaaatcAACAAATTCAATTTCATAATAAGATGTGAGATAAAGATGATGATTGAAAGAGGAGAAAGGAAAGACTTCCATACACCATGAGTATGCgcatttctttctctttcttcttgATCTTCCTAATGATGGTAAGAAGACCCATTTTCTCCGAATCTCGATTCGTGTCCGTACAGTACAGAGATCAGGGCCTGGAATAGCAGAGAGGTTGAAGAAAGAGATGTTCTGATGTTCAATAACGAAACGACGTCGTGCAGTTCTTCatttctgtgataatattaatgGGCCCCAGGACCCAAAAAGGCTAACACTGCTCCGGGCCTTTCTTGGCCTGCTAAAGTCTGCGATTGGCATGGGCCGAGAGGGCACTTAGAAGGGATAACTTGAAAAATACCCAGTTTtaggattagttaactaaaaatagCTACTAATAATATTTAGTTGAATATTACCCACTTTTTTAAGCACATTTCCCATATTACTCTTAAAACACTGCTAGAAGTCCAATGTAAAAATCTCAATCTTTGCCTCTGTCATGTGATTTACTTTCCTCTTTAAATAATATTTCACTGTCAGTTCCACTAGACCACTGTATAATGGGTAGAGTCATTAATAGTTTGGgtattaatcaaagagttttaaaaaatgggtaaaaattaaagagattaactTAAATTGGGTACTAGATGTAATTTTCACCACTCCACTTCACTTCTCTTAGAAATAAGAGCCCGTTCTCTTTACCAGTTGAGGGCACAAAAGAAAGGCGGGAAATTTTCATATATGTATATACGAAAGAATGGTCATCtctttgaataattaattttcataTGGGATTTGGATGAATGAGATTTTTAAGAACTTAAGGATGTGAtaggtaaaatttttgtttttgaatttttttacataaaattggaaatataattttatttttgtttctttatttttaaaaaataaaaatatgtttggtaactatttttgtgttttttgttataataaacgcgtttgataacttttatttttattttttatttaacaatatggggtattgatttgaagaagataagaaaaaaaaagtttaaaacagtttgaaaaaattttgaaagtgaaaaaaattatattttcaaaatttaatgaattttaattaaaattttaaaaaaataataaataaaaatagaatttaccaaacacattttatatttaattgtcaaatttttaattaattaaataaaaatttattttattaagtgTTACCAAATAGCACCTATCCAATTTAAAATTCTTATCTCTCTACAAAAATTTCAATAAACAAATTTATTATATATCTTTAGAGATTTTTgcataaaatatttaattttgttaaaaaattacatttttacagacaaataatatatttttttaatattacaattttaatgaaattttacatttttatagttttatctttttttcttttttttgtgttgtttttagttttttaggtttatatttagttgttatgatatatatcattttttttttatgcaataagttattttcaagttgttttttgctaaaactttatttttgtaattataaaacttaaaaaaatatatttttcaaaactgaaaaaaaaattaggaatagtaaaagagaaaacaaaaacaaaaaagatatgcatttaagaaaaaatctctaTTTTTTAATCATACTAACTAAAATTAGGCTTGGGCCCAATACTTAAGTCCAGCTACATCATGATCAATATGATCCAACTATGACATAGTCATAATAGTCAACGATTAGTCAATCAGCCCAATTGGGCCTACATCAAATTCGAACCTTAAAAACTAGTTTTGTCACATTATCAAGTTTATTGAATTTAACCAAGTCCAAGACCCAACACTTCGGGGCTCTGTTGCAACATGACAAAGGGGATTTCAGGTCCAAAGGAGTTTATCCTACGAGATAGTTTACATAAATAtaggaaaaatatatatagtttctaaatttatgagaaaaaaaataattatacaaaatatggtaagttttgaaaaaaaaaaaattaaatatggtaattccataaaatataaaaaataaattatcatagGCTTAATTAGACAATTGTATCTTATTTTATGTTCTCTTCCTCCCGATATCTCTctcttctcatttatttttttcttctcccCATTTAGTGTCCATAACCTCCATGGCTGCCCCCAACGATGACGACGACcaggttcttcttcttcttcttctttgtgacACTTTATTTTCTGAGGTTCAATtcatacttaaaaaaaaatataacccagaaaaatgaaattatatatatatacctttgtGGAAAAAATACATGTTCTTCAAAGAAATATTACACCTTATATCTAGATTTGAGTATAGCTTCAAGTTGATGATTCCAATAGTCCCAGACTTGGAGAGTTGAATCAAAATCAAAAGATATTTCCTGTAGTTTCGTTTCTGCAAAATATgaatatgtatatacatattttttttcttcttcttctgtctttcttattcttatttttctttcttcaaatctagtcttattcttcttattcttcacatctgatttttttccttcatatttgatttttctggatTTGTTTTTCCAAATTTGTTttagtaaccaggtaccatgacacctgattcattttatttatatctgattttttttagacctagctGTAACCAGTGACAATAACGAtttatttagatttgattttgttttcacacctgactaagtaactaggtaccatggtatacgccctggatttcccacgggctgtttagcaggacgatcctcggactaaacatgatttagcccgaggctcccacaggccagaggctttatcttcaggacgggccctttctagctcgaggggatggagttacctgctccttcttgttgttccaggagctgggaacaacatccgacgaccactgaaggatcagctcgggttatggattgctccggtagcgagcttctcaggaagctctgaccctatgggaggtcaacacgcaagataaacgtgcataatcctgccatcacgtgtccgatatccccctgacttctcggacacgccgcaggaacgtgcgtattcagacacccacggatgggttgggccgtgcggcccattatctccttccatactgattagaccacacttgtgtgtcaggtttaggaagtaatcatgaatatcacagacttgatatgacaaatggtaaggtcacgggatgacctccctaccaatttccaggtgccttctcctataaatatggagaccctgggaattgataggggttggaaaaaatagtcttgtaagaactatatattttgtaaaccaattacccagaaaagatcaataatattgactagtggagtagaaggattttaaccttcgaaccacttaaaaaacgtgtttagggtcacctagttcttatcacaaagatttcatatctgcggcggttctacttttaagtactaatctctttctcttcttctcttaattacctgttgccgaagaaccgcgtcaacagtttggtgctttcattgagagcgaatccaattagtactaccacaaacatacaactatggtgaccacttgatccaaacatggcaacgagacagaacagcatgatgggcaggaggcccgccatgttgccctccccgaggagcaagttcctgaagtccagcaaaggccaggaaagcagccggccggccaagacgatactggtagttcgacgccccagccgcctaatccgaatccaggttattatactgcggtggagatggagaatgctcaactgaggagccagctagcagcagctggtcagcaaatccaggatattctgagtcgactaccccctctcacaaccaacggtaacgttggagagaggcaaggcgaggctcctaagtctcgccggagtaatcgatccaggtatagccgttcgggtagactccctgcagccaactccaccccttcatcacgccatcaagaggcgaacttcagggaaatgcctcagaccgaaccgcagcagtacagccgttcggttaggacatcaacccctagctctcagcttTCCACGAGgacacccagaagagataggggaaattcccaaaggagggccgaggagatccggagacgtcagcccgtccccgaagagcgtccagttcctcgtccagatcgcccagcgcgaaaccatcaagctggcagggccgagaggcccccaccaaatttagtccgtccagacggcactaggatcgcctctccggtcagacatcctccctctcccatcagatatccgtctcctcaaaccatccgagacatcccggcctacggaaatagtaggagagacccgccatcggccgggccttcccggcgcagcagggtgccgggggaaggatcaggtcggagccgccaaagacgcacatcgagcctgtccagcaggagtcacaggaccggtagtgcacggagtgatctttcaggaggagacctgcgacagcgactaagttcagcacaaagtcaccataatacccatggaggcgaccttcgagatcgcctcaactctcacagagaggatcgagttagggatggtagccaggcccgctcagttggggtccgatccgaagtacgtaatggcgggaatgccccaaatgacctatctccagataggaggggcaataacccgcctaatatgtacaacgggtccggagctgttgaacagccccggaataacccaggatctcaggacaaaaccttagagcgcttaactcaaatggaggagctgatgaagaagctcctgtcagagaaagaaaaagatgaatatgattcaggggatgagatggagctcttcgcccccaacatagcagcaacggcatacccttctggctttcgtatgcctcacttgtcaaagttcaacggggatggagacccatctgaccacttagggatgttcaacaccctaatgatggctcataacatcgggccagagcttcgttgcttgatctttccttccaccctagctggacctgccaggcagtggttcaaacaaagtaaaaggcagtcaatcagctcctggaagaccttttcggctgacttcaagagggcattccgcgcctctcaggccgccagggtccaggccgactccctagctaacgtgagacagcaacctggagaaacgctaaaagcctacttgagcagatttgcaaatgtcgctgctcgagccagagatgccgacgacagctccaaactcatggctatgaggaccgggatcctagtaggcggagatctgtggaaggatattcaaaggaggggggtcagctcagttagtgaattccttaacagagcccaagaatggataaacttggaggaagctgaagcttcagccgcggggaccagccaggtcctcgagaagcccgctggggcgggaacagagatcgtagtagcgactcccgacgtcacgcagagcaaccagcccggtggcggcaaaagaaaaggaaatggtgaaaacgtccagcacggtcaaaagaagaataagtccgtggataaattcaagcccgtgttcacagcgtataccgagctcacccaaaccagagagaatattttcctggccaacgctacgcgagtcccctggaaaagaccggagccaataaagcaccctaagggaaagagagacgcttccaaattctgccgttttcataacgacgtcgggcacaataccgacgactgcaggcacctcaaagatgaaatcgagactctcatccgagcaggtccgttggcgcaatactcgcggaacagggtccccacaggtcgacccgctccggagatcccagccagtcaacctggacctcgagtagatcaggacgtccctccccccgtggtcgagggagagatttccaccatctctggagggccacacatggctggcacgagcagaggcgcccagaagaggtacataaatgagttgaaggcccacaatggaggggagttcgtcccggaacagcgtcaatcaaaacaacaaaggttagagaaacaaccagtcactttcacggaggaggacgcgggccatgtccaattccctcataatgatcccttggtcgtagcagtccagctcgccaaccggagagtaaggagggtgttagtggacaatgggagctcggtcaatctcctattccgttcaaccttagaaaaaatgggtctgaccgtctccgagctaaaggcaacctcgatgatgctatatggtttttcaggcgaagggtcagcagcgataggaacgatcgagctggtgatcaccctaggcgacgagtcccgaacagtgtccaaactgctcgaattcgtagtcattgactgctccgctgcctacaatgcaattttgggccgaccaacgctcgttgctttcgaagccatcacatccgtccggcacctcgccatgaagttccctacttcgacaggggtctgcactatcaagggcgatcagctcgctgccagggaatgctacagcatttccatgaagggaaaatctaaacccgggcaggtggcgatggccattcaggatgaagaggaatcgcagggacccaaggcggcccctgagattgaaaaacctcgggtttccgaagacgaaaagctcgccttaagcgaggacattgacccccgagtaggcgaggacaggtccgagctccaagctattgaagatctcgaggaggtaggcatcgatgaacaaaacccttcacggacggtgaagctcggaaagaacctctgcgatagaagaaaggcggatctgaccgcgtttctgaaaaagaacctagacgtattcgcatggtcgcacgaggacatgataggaatcagtcCGAgcataatcatgcacacgctccacctagacaaaagcgtccctgcaaagtctcaaaagcagaggcgtttagggacaacccgagccgaggcccttgaagaagaagtggcccggctcaagaaatgtggctttatccgcgaagccagatttcccatttgggttgccaatcccgtgttagttccaaagcccaatggcaagtggcggacctgtattgatttttccgacctgaataaagcctgccccaaggattgctttccgttgccgaggatcgatcaactggtggatgccacggcggggcacgagctcatgtccttcatggacgcgtactcgggctacaatcagatcgcgatgaatccagcagaccaggatcacaccagcttcatgaccccgactaatgtctattgctataaggtcatgccgttcggtctaaagaacgccggagctacctaccaaaggctggtaaatagaatgttcgcggatcagatcgggaagaacatggaagtgtacgtcgatgatatgcttgtcaagtcaaagactgccaccaaccacgttgccgacctggaagaatgttttaacatactgcgagaatatggcatgaggctcaatcctcagaaatgcactttcggtgtcgcatcggggaagttcttgggtttcatagtcaatacccgaggaatcgaggcaaatcccgacaagatcaggtcactgctcgagcttccatcccccaggtcgcggaaagatgtccaaggactcacaggaagggtggcggcactgaaccggttcatttcgaaatcgaccgacaagtgcctgcctttctacaacctgctccgcggaaacaagaagttcgaatggacagtagagtgtgagggcgcattcctcgacctaaaaacgcacctggctgagccacctgtgctatcaaagcccagggtaggagaacctcttttcctctacatggccgtgactgaggacgcagctagtgccgttctggtgcgagaagaggaccgggctcagaaaccggtttattacatcagcaagagactcctcggagctgagtcaaggtacccgttgatggaaaagctggcgttctgcctaatcacggcctcgcgaaaactcaggccatacttccagtcccactctgtacacatcatgaccgatcagcctctaaggcaggttttgcaaaagcctgaagcctcgggacgcttgctaaagtgggcggtcgaactcagtcagttcgggattttctatactccccgaactaccataaaaagtcaagccttggccgacttcgtggcagaatgcgcgggattccgtgagatcccatcggaagattcacagcagctcgcatcctcaggctcatcgtggaggatcttcgttgatggctcatctaacgagaacggctccggggccggaattattctgatatccccagaaggacatagattccattcggcgctgagattcgggttcaaggcgtccaacaacgaggcagagtacgaggccttgttagccggacttaggatagctagcgagctaaaggcaagctctgtccagtgcttcagcgactcccagctcgtggtgaatcaggtcttaggcgagtatcaggcgcggggtcccaagatggcctcttatttggctaaggtaaaatccgaattatctacatttgggcaagggtcgatcgagcagataccttgggagcagaacgccaatgcagatgctctcgccaagctcgccacctcgggggaggcagaaaccctggggttggtgccaattgagttcttggacaaaccaagcatagacggagatcgagcggatattgagatgattgacatcaggccgacctggatgactcccattgttgagtacctcgtcgagggcaagttacccgaagggcgcaacgacgtacggcgagtcctttatcaagctccgagatatacgctagtcgagggggtgttgtaccgacgtgggcattcattacctctcctccggtgtgttcttccaagtgaggcgaaggccatcctgcaggaagttcatgacggattctgcggagatcacactggggggcaaagcctggccttgaagatccttcggcagggtttttactggccgactctgtccaaagactcgatctcatacgtaaaaaagtgcgacaaatgtcagcggttcgccgcggttgcacgagcacccccgaccgagctaaaaatgatatcgtctccctggcccttcgccatttggggcatagatctaataggcgccctgcccaccggaaagggcggggtccgttacgccgtggtagccattgattacttcacaaagtgggccgaagcagagccgttggcgacaataacatcgaaaaaggtgctagacttcgtggttaaaagcatcgtttgtcgcttcggcctacccaaaaagatcgtttccgacaatggcactcaatttgacagcgacctgttcaccgaattttgcgaaaagaacggaattgtgaaaagtttctcatccgtggcctatccccaggcgaacggccaggtcgaagctgtcaataaaaccctgaaggcaagcctcaagaagaggctagatgaggcaaaggggatctggccagaacagctcccccaagttctgtgggcctataggacctcacatcggactcccacgggtcacactcctttctccctaacctttggaagtgaagcggtcctccccgtggaggtaaaggtcctatcgcacagggtccggtcctacgaacagaacaagaaccacgagctcctatgccactccttagacttgatggatgagaggcgagaggattcacaactcaagctcgcccattatcaacagaaaatcactcgctacttcaacgctaaggtcaaaagacgtgcctttagcgtcggcgatttggtcttgaggagagttttcctggccgggaaagatcccaaagatggggttctgggaccaagctgggaaggaccataccaggtcatcgaagtcatcaaagaagggacgtataaattagctcgacttggtggaggggcggtcccgcggacttggaatgcaatccacctaaagaaatattatcaataaacatgtgtaagacctagaaggtcacctcccatgtataaataaaaatcaaatgtttctcgttatttgcaagggtaattttaaagtaacaacgaaagaccctttcccagttacttggggggcata
The genomic region above belongs to Humulus lupulus chromosome 1, drHumLupu1.1, whole genome shotgun sequence and contains:
- the LOC133812628 gene encoding ADP-ribosylation factor-like protein 2, which translates into the protein MGLLTIIRKIKKKEKEMRILMVGLDNSGKTTIVLKINGEDTSVISPTLGFNIKTMTYQKYVLNIWDVGGQKTIRSYWRNYFEQTDGLVWVVDSSDLRRLDDCKMELDNLLKEERLSGASLLVLANKQDIKGALKPEEIAKVLNLDAMDNSRHWRIVGCSAYTGEGLLEGFDWLVQDIASRIYVLD